The following coding sequences are from one Arcobacter nitrofigilis DSM 7299 window:
- the pedF gene encoding cytochrome c-550 PedF, which translates to MNKIQKLGLTVLLSTVFAYGHGDVVPQPVDTKGLKPLGKEWLETNPYVGNKKAIEIGKHGYEENCARCHGLEVVSGGIAPDLRYLDTGADGDEWFMERIRGGAVRNGNVYMPPFEGILSQEAMWAIRSFIVSKHTEE; encoded by the coding sequence ATGAACAAAATACAAAAATTAGGTCTTACTGTTTTACTTTCAACAGTATTTGCATATGGACATGGAGATGTTGTGCCTCAACCAGTTGATACAAAAGGATTAAAGCCACTAGGTAAAGAGTGGTTAGAGACAAATCCTTATGTGGGTAATAAAAAAGCTATAGAAATTGGTAAACATGGATATGAAGAAAACTGTGCTAGATGTCATGGATTAGAGGTTGTTTCTGGTGGTATTGCTCCTGATTTAAGATACTTAGACACAGGTGCTGATGGAGATGAATGGTTTATGGAGAGAATCAGAGGTGGAGCAGTTAGAAATGGTAATGTTTATATGCCACCATTTGAAGGAATTTTAAGCCAAGAAGCTATGTGGGCAATTAGAAGTTTCATAGTAAGTAAACATACAGAAGAGTAA
- a CDS encoding DUF411 domain-containing protein produces the protein MKKLIFISVFASFLSAQNSMMQIYKPVTGTCPQDWIKEMTKEVKEVNVVSLMNVKNLKKEIGIPKEIQSCNTSIIDDYVFEGNVPARAIKDFFKRKPKNAIGLSLPAYENEKSPKTVFVLFEDKTYKIFGKY, from the coding sequence ATGAAAAAGTTAATTTTTATCTCAGTATTTGCAAGCTTTTTAAGCGCTCAAAACTCTATGATGCAAATATATAAACCAGTAACAGGAACTTGTCCCCAAGATTGGATTAAAGAGATGACAAAAGAAGTAAAAGAGGTAAATGTAGTCTCTTTAATGAATGTAAAAAATCTAAAAAAAGAAATAGGTATTCCAAAAGAGATACAATCATGTAATACCTCTATTATAGATGATTATGTATTTGAAGGAAATGTTCCAGCTAGAGCTATAAAAGATTTTTTTAAAAGAAAACCAAAAAATGCTATAGGTTTATCACTTCCAGCATATGAAAATGAGAAAAGTCCTAAGACAGTTTTTGTACTATTTGAAGATAAAACTTATAAAATATTTGGGAAATATTAA
- a CDS encoding AraC family transcriptional regulator, whose translation MKKETLEKRAKITNYIMYYIYKYIDTDINIDTLSMDLNISKFHMHRIFKEEFGKNIYEAIKSIRLQKASTLLITNKYSTITQIASMCGYSSQTSFIRAFKQRFNCTPKKWKNDGYKEYSKEILKDSIDSLDLNIPEYKIEAKIVKMPKLRAYYIRHEGYDNSIKNIWQKLYTWTLTKNIKKYKQIGIYHDNPVITPLDKCQYIACIVLEDDMEIEKSSLPTFLIPDGIYAKFHLEGFYGDTLKFMRWLYHTWLLNSGYETKTAPSYSIYEKNHFLEDDEKFILDYYLPITYV comes from the coding sequence ATGAAAAAAGAGACATTAGAAAAAAGAGCAAAAATCACTAATTATATTATGTATTATATTTATAAATATATTGATACAGATATAAATATCGATACTTTAAGTATGGATTTAAATATAAGTAAATTTCATATGCATCGTATATTTAAAGAGGAGTTTGGGAAAAATATTTATGAGGCAATTAAATCAATAAGATTACAAAAAGCTTCTACTTTACTTATAACAAATAAGTATTCAACTATTACTCAAATAGCTTCTATGTGTGGATATAGTTCACAAACTTCTTTCATAAGAGCCTTTAAACAAAGATTTAATTGTACACCAAAAAAATGGAAAAATGATGGTTATAAAGAGTATTCTAAAGAGATTTTAAAAGATTCAATTGATTCTTTGGATTTAAATATTCCTGAATATAAAATTGAAGCAAAAATTGTAAAAATGCCCAAATTAAGAGCTTATTATATAAGACACGAAGGTTATGATAATAGTATAAAAAATATTTGGCAAAAACTTTATACTTGGACACTTACAAAAAATATAAAAAAATATAAACAAATAGGTATTTATCATGATAATCCAGTAATTACGCCCCTTGATAAGTGTCAATATATAGCTTGTATTGTATTAGAAGATGATATGGAAATAGAAAAATCTTCACTTCCAACATTTTTAATTCCAGATGGAATATATGCAAAGTTTCATTTAGAAGGTTTTTATGGAGATACTTTAAAATTTATGCGATGGCTTTATCATACTTGGTTATTAAATAGTGGTTATGAAACTAAAACAGCACCTTCTTATTCAATATATGAAAAGAATCATTTTTTAGAAGATGATGAGAAGTTTATTTTAGATTATTATTTACCTATTACATATGTATAA
- a CDS encoding nuclear transport factor 2 family protein, whose product MKKSLGILIFVILAFIACVNTTNLQKQNKQITKKEKVVELLNSIETGDTIPVSYINQNKYIQHNLALKDGVKGFAEILSKLPKGNAKVEVKRAFEDGNYVFTHTKYNFFGEKVGFDVFRFENGKIVEHWDNLQPISKTTANGRSQIDGATKVEDIEKTIQNKLLIKNFVNDILMGKNPNKITNYISTKKYLQHNPDVKDGLSGLGEALSALSKAGMPMTYEKNHMILGEGNFVLAISEGIFMNKKASFYDLFRIENGKIVEHWDTIEEILPKSKWQNSNGKF is encoded by the coding sequence ATGAAAAAGAGTCTTGGAATATTAATATTTGTTATTTTAGCTTTTATAGCTTGTGTAAATACTACAAATTTACAAAAGCAAAATAAACAAATCACAAAAAAAGAAAAAGTTGTTGAGTTATTAAACTCAATTGAAACAGGAGATACAATACCAGTATCATATATCAATCAAAATAAATATATTCAACACAATTTAGCCCTAAAAGATGGAGTGAAAGGCTTTGCAGAAATTTTGAGTAAACTTCCTAAAGGAAATGCTAAAGTTGAAGTCAAAAGAGCATTTGAAGATGGAAATTATGTATTTACACATACAAAATATAATTTCTTTGGAGAAAAAGTTGGTTTTGATGTATTTAGATTTGAAAATGGAAAAATCGTTGAACATTGGGATAACTTACAGCCTATTTCAAAAACAACAGCAAATGGTAGATCTCAAATTGATGGTGCTACAAAAGTGGAAGATATAGAAAAAACTATTCAAAACAAACTATTAATTAAAAATTTTGTAAATGATATTTTAATGGGTAAAAATCCAAATAAAATCACAAACTATATTTCTACTAAAAAATATCTACAACACAATCCAGATGTAAAAGATGGACTAAGTGGGTTAGGTGAAGCCTTAAGTGCCTTATCAAAAGCTGGTATGCCAATGACATATGAAAAAAATCATATGATTTTAGGAGAGGGAAATTTTGTTTTAGCAATAAGTGAAGGAATTTTTATGAATAAAAAAGCTAGTTTTTACGATTTATTTAGAATAGAAAATGGAAAAATTGTTGAGCATTGGGATACAATTGAAGAGATTCTTCCAAAATCTAAATGGCAAAACTCTAATGGTAAATTCTAA
- a CDS encoding quinoprotein dehydrogenase-associated SoxYZ-like carrier — protein sequence MKNIFFALFLIITSQNLFANNPISSPTFKDIINDVIKGEKYIFDDKNIIVDVPKFADNPIQVPIFIDGKNIKNAKRMIVFADLNPIPVIVDMKLIDLLPLISVNIKVAQETPLRALIQDDKGVWHIGSANIKSFGGGCSVSSVSSSDTNFDKYLGKAKGEIFKKGDITRIKASIFHPMETGLVFGNSAFYINKISIFAKNKKLSDITSYSAISENPRFIFETKNKSEDYKINFYDTDANEFSLDIK from the coding sequence ATGAAGAATATATTTTTTGCTCTTTTTTTGATTATAACTTCCCAAAATCTTTTCGCTAATAACCCCATTAGCTCACCCACATTTAAAGACATAATAAATGATGTTATAAAGGGTGAAAAATATATTTTTGATGATAAAAATATAATAGTAGATGTTCCAAAATTTGCAGATAATCCAATACAAGTTCCAATTTTCATAGACGGAAAAAATATTAAAAATGCAAAAAGAATGATTGTTTTTGCTGATTTAAATCCAATTCCTGTAATTGTAGATATGAAATTAATAGATTTACTTCCACTAATATCAGTAAATATAAAAGTTGCTCAAGAGACTCCTTTAAGAGCCTTGATTCAAGATGATAAGGGTGTTTGGCATATAGGAAGTGCAAATATAAAAAGTTTCGGTGGAGGTTGTTCTGTTTCAAGTGTATCTTCTAGCGATACAAATTTTGATAAATATTTAGGAAAAGCCAAAGGAGAGATTTTTAAAAAAGGTGATATCACGAGAATAAAAGCTTCTATTTTTCATCCAATGGAAACAGGCTTAGTATTTGGGAATAGTGCCTTTTATATAAATAAAATATCTATTTTTGCAAAGAATAAAAAACTCTCTGATATAACTTCTTATTCTGCAATAAGTGAAAACCCTAGATTTATCTTTGAAACAAAAAATAAAAGTGAAGATTATAAAATTAATTTTTATGATACAGATGCAAATGAATTTTCATTGGATATAAAATGA
- a CDS encoding ABC transporter permease, whose amino-acid sequence MQKNQTKIFSFMLFLILWQALSLLINSDLFPSIIDIVKSLEEHIKNKDLFWNLFITLYRVFVAFFITMSIGIIFGLLMGFYKKVDDFFDFLLILGLNIPALVTIIICYIWFGLTDFSAILAVVINKVPIVIVNIREGTKAFDKKYMDFAKIYKLSRKEIFLNIYLPQLYPYLLATTRLSLSLIWKIVLVVELLGRSDGIGFQISMFYQYFDISSILAYSFAFISVILLIEHKILKPIDIKLKAWK is encoded by the coding sequence ATGCAAAAAAATCAAACTAAAATATTCTCATTTATGCTATTTTTGATTCTTTGGCAAGCCCTTTCTTTGCTGATTAATTCTGATTTATTCCCTAGTATAATTGATATTGTAAAAAGTTTAGAGGAACACATTAAAAATAAAGATCTTTTTTGGAATCTATTTATTACCTTATATAGAGTATTTGTAGCATTTTTTATTACTATGTCTATAGGAATAATTTTTGGTTTGCTTATGGGATTTTATAAAAAAGTTGATGATTTTTTTGATTTTTTATTAATTTTAGGTCTAAATATTCCAGCACTCGTTACTATTATCATTTGCTATATTTGGTTTGGACTTACTGATTTCTCAGCTATTTTAGCAGTTGTTATAAATAAAGTTCCAATCGTAATTGTAAATATTAGGGAAGGGACAAAAGCCTTTGATAAAAAGTATATGGATTTTGCTAAGATATATAAATTATCAAGAAAAGAGATTTTTCTTAATATTTATCTTCCCCAATTATACCCTTATCTTCTAGCAACAACTAGATTATCCCTTTCTCTTATTTGGAAAATTGTTTTAGTAGTAGAGTTACTTGGTAGAAGTGATGGAATTGGTTTTCAAATAAGTATGTTTTATCAATATTTTGATATCTCTTCTATTTTAGCTTACTCTTTTGCATTTATTTCTGTAATTTTACTAATAGAACATAAGATATTAAAACCAATAGATATTAAATTAAAAGCTTGGAAATAA
- a CDS encoding MarR family winged helix-turn-helix transcriptional regulator has product MKKELIALASKVTDLSNKLIISQLEKNNINGIVPSHGSIFILLYENEQVTMKDIADFVHKTKPTVTILVDKLVKMGYVKKEKSKTDSRVTFVELTQKGKDLKPVFEEISNNINNIIYKNLTTNEAVQTEKTLRKVIANLNFEDIV; this is encoded by the coding sequence ATGAAAAAAGAATTAATTGCCCTTGCAAGTAAGGTAACTGATTTATCAAATAAATTAATTATCTCCCAACTAGAAAAAAACAATATAAATGGTATTGTTCCATCCCATGGTAGTATTTTTATTTTATTATATGAAAATGAACAAGTTACAATGAAAGACATAGCAGACTTTGTCCATAAAACAAAACCAACCGTTACAATCTTAGTAGATAAGTTAGTAAAAATGGGTTATGTTAAAAAAGAAAAATCAAAAACAGATTCCAGGGTTACCTTTGTAGAATTAACACAAAAAGGTAAAGATCTAAAACCGGTATTTGAAGAAATCTCAAATAACATAAATAATATTATTTATAAAAACTTAACTACAAATGAAGCTGTTCAAACAGAAAAAACTTTAAGAAAAGTAATTGCTAATCTAAATTTTGAAGATATAGTTTAA
- a CDS encoding YitT family protein, translating to MKKKDLLNYLYILLGTMSLSFGAVTLLSPNEIITGGGIGIALLIHYVLPNLTLGTYIILVSAPFILVGYIYYGKKYTFKTLVTMLLLSFFTDFFKIVLELKPLVNDILLGAIFGGIFVGLGVGFIIKGRSSTGSTSISGELIASKTKFKVSEVLLAQDALILISSIFVYGDIKKSFYSLIGVYITSKIVDMVLTGRPSKKVVHIISNQTEHLSWHIREKIEEHGAVVNGVGLHQEKNKNIIFVAVEASKIQLLREIVSKHDPEAFLIISEASEILGTGYKV from the coding sequence ATGAAGAAAAAAGATTTATTAAATTATTTATATATTTTGTTAGGAACTATGTCTCTGTCTTTTGGGGCTGTAACGTTATTGTCTCCAAATGAGATAATAACAGGTGGGGGAATAGGTATTGCTTTACTTATTCATTATGTACTTCCTAATCTTACTTTAGGTACATATATTATATTAGTTAGTGCACCTTTTATACTTGTGGGGTATATCTATTATGGTAAAAAATATACGTTTAAGACACTTGTTACAATGTTATTATTATCATTTTTTACAGATTTCTTTAAAATAGTTTTAGAGTTAAAACCTTTAGTAAATGATATTCTTTTAGGAGCTATATTTGGTGGTATATTTGTTGGGCTAGGGGTTGGATTTATTATTAAAGGTAGATCATCAACAGGTAGTACTTCTATCTCAGGAGAATTAATAGCTTCAAAAACAAAATTTAAAGTATCTGAAGTATTATTAGCCCAAGATGCACTGATTTTAATTAGTTCAATATTTGTATATGGAGATATTAAAAAGTCATTTTATAGTCTTATTGGCGTTTATATTACATCAAAAATTGTTGATATGGTATTAACAGGAAGACCATCTAAAAAAGTTGTTCATATAATTTCAAATCAAACTGAACACCTAAGTTGGCACATTAGAGAGAAAATTGAAGAGCATGGTGCTGTAGTAAATGGTGTTGGTTTACACCAAGAAAAAAATAAAAATATAATATTTGTAGCTGTAGAAGCTAGTAAAATCCAATTATTAAGAGAGATTGTCTCAAAACATGACCCTGAAGCTTTTTTGATAATTTCTGAAGCTTCTGAAATATTAGGAACAGGATATAAAGTATGA
- a CDS encoding leucyl aminopeptidase: MKIKLNKIEEFDINIVVLKSLKELKKEDKHLLKQSGFNAKEGEVLFQKKRLYVGANKLKGEDLKIAFSNAIKAILKTKYINIKISLVNKDKELNLKEIVEGLVLGSYSFNKYKSKKEEKELNVFIDNKDSKHKKTDLQNELNETIAICESVNLVRNIVNTTPEDFTPITMAEKAKEISFANGLECKIKGEEYLEKHGMNAMLAVGRASRHESQLIHLTYKPKNPKGKIVLVGKGLTYDCGGLSLKSAEGMVSMKCDKSGASAVLGVMNSLNAISCEYEVHGILGAVENMIGGDAYKPDDVLVARNGKTIEVRNTDAEGRLVLADCLCYAQDEIKDIDYIFDLATLTGACIIALGEYTTGVMGHNKKLKEKINKASEKSGELVGFLPFNRYLPPMLKSGVADIVNSVGSKAGGAITAALFLDNFIKDENKNKWLHFDIAGAAYREKVWGYNPYGASGAGVRLLLEFMQNQK, encoded by the coding sequence ATGAAAATAAAATTAAATAAAATAGAAGAATTTGATATAAACATTGTGGTTTTAAAAAGTTTAAAAGAGCTTAAAAAAGAAGATAAACATTTATTAAAACAAAGTGGCTTCAATGCAAAAGAGGGTGAAGTTTTATTTCAAAAAAAGAGATTATATGTAGGTGCAAATAAACTAAAAGGTGAAGATTTAAAAATTGCTTTTTCAAATGCAATAAAAGCAATTCTAAAAACTAAATATATAAATATAAAAATCTCACTTGTAAATAAAGATAAGGAATTAAATCTAAAAGAGATCGTTGAAGGTTTAGTTCTAGGATCATATTCTTTTAACAAGTACAAATCAAAAAAAGAAGAAAAAGAGTTAAATGTTTTTATTGATAACAAAGATTCAAAACACAAAAAAACTGATTTACAAAATGAGTTAAATGAAACAATAGCGATTTGTGAAAGTGTAAACTTGGTTCGAAATATTGTTAATACTACACCTGAAGATTTTACTCCAATAACAATGGCCGAAAAGGCAAAAGAGATATCTTTTGCAAATGGTTTAGAGTGTAAAATCAAAGGAGAAGAGTATTTAGAAAAACATGGTATGAATGCTATGTTAGCTGTAGGACGTGCTTCAAGACATGAAAGTCAGCTTATACATTTAACATATAAACCCAAAAATCCAAAGGGCAAAATTGTTCTTGTGGGAAAAGGTTTAACATATGATTGTGGTGGATTGAGTTTAAAATCTGCTGAGGGTATGGTCTCTATGAAATGTGATAAAAGTGGAGCAAGCGCAGTTTTAGGAGTAATGAATTCTCTAAATGCTATTTCTTGTGAATATGAAGTTCATGGAATCTTAGGGGCTGTAGAAAATATGATTGGCGGAGATGCTTATAAACCAGATGATGTATTAGTGGCTCGTAATGGTAAAACCATAGAAGTGAGAAATACAGATGCGGAAGGAAGACTTGTCCTTGCTGATTGTTTATGTTATGCTCAAGATGAGATTAAAGATATAGATTATATCTTTGATTTAGCAACACTAACAGGTGCTTGTATTATCGCTTTGGGAGAGTATACAACTGGTGTAATGGGACATAATAAAAAATTAAAAGAGAAAATCAATAAAGCCTCAGAAAAATCAGGGGAATTAGTTGGATTTTTACCCTTTAATAGATATTTACCACCTATGTTAAAAAGTGGTGTTGCTGATATTGTAAACTCAGTTGGCTCAAAAGCTGGAGGAGCAATAACTGCTGCACTATTTTTAGATAATTTTATAAAAGATGAGAATAAAAACAAATGGCTTCATTTTGATATAGCAGGAGCAGCTTATAGAGAAAAAGTATGGGGTTATAATCCTTACGGAGCAAGTGGAGCAGGGGTTAGACTTCTTTTAGAATTTATGCAAAATCAAAAATAG
- a CDS encoding substrate-binding periplasmic protein, which produces MSILKSALIILILALSIHARSIEDIKKSGEIIIAVYKDFPPYSFKEKGVAKGIDVDLGKKVAKALGVKPVWYFTGFDEDLAADLRNTISRGNKVHKNRADVMFRIPYDYTYMRLTDKQTGELQNDMVTIKGPYQSEKWVIATHKKIIPKITTLGIFAYQTIGVEVDMLPDLHLSGFARGLIRKNVKHYRNFNDAIRDFKLGKIDAIAGLKTQLEYLLDYKNNKDKYYISDNIPMMKSKWDLATAVRSNYRALSYFIDGVIEKAYKNGEIKNIFNKYGVDYLPPIARTQ; this is translated from the coding sequence ATGAGTATTCTTAAATCAGCACTCATCATTTTAATTTTAGCACTTAGTATTCATGCAAGAAGTATTGAAGATATCAAAAAAAGTGGAGAAATAATTATTGCAGTTTATAAGGATTTTCCACCATACTCTTTTAAGGAAAAAGGTGTAGCAAAAGGAATTGATGTTGATCTTGGTAAAAAAGTCGCTAAAGCCCTTGGAGTAAAACCAGTTTGGTATTTTACAGGTTTTGATGAGGATTTAGCCGCTGATTTAAGAAATACTATTTCTAGGGGGAATAAGGTACATAAAAACAGAGCTGATGTTATGTTTAGAATTCCTTATGACTATACATATATGAGATTAACTGATAAACAAACAGGTGAACTTCAAAATGACATGGTCACAATAAAAGGCCCATATCAATCTGAGAAATGGGTTATAGCAACACATAAAAAAATAATTCCTAAGATAACTACCTTGGGAATCTTTGCTTATCAAACAATAGGTGTAGAAGTTGATATGCTTCCAGACCTTCATTTAAGTGGATTTGCTAGAGGTTTGATAAGAAAAAATGTTAAACACTATAGAAATTTTAACGATGCAATAAGAGATTTCAAGTTAGGAAAAATAGATGCAATAGCAGGATTGAAAACTCAACTTGAATACTTATTAGACTATAAAAACAATAAAGATAAATATTATATTTCTGATAATATCCCTATGATGAAATCAAAATGGGATTTAGCAACAGCAGTACGTAGTAATTACAGAGCACTAAGCTATTTTATTGATGGTGTAATAGAAAAAGCTTATAAAAATGGTGAAATAAAAAATATTTTTAACAAATATGGAGTTGATTACTTACCTCCAATTGCAAGAACACAATAA
- a CDS encoding ABC transporter ATP-binding protein — MLNINILEKKFGKTIILKDINIFIEEGELISIIGPSGCGKTTILNIVSGLDTNYIGSLSGDFSKLSFMFQDDRLLPWLNIKDNLLLVSKTKDIEEIEELLSLIGLNHILNEYPNRLSGGMKRRIALIRAFINRPKIIVLDEPFISLDYPTSMALKKDFLIFCKKFNPTVILVTHDLSEAVHLSSRIIFLSSTYATKILDYKNDNNQESDIKKIDEKKNIILDLYPKILEGKI, encoded by the coding sequence ATGTTAAATATAAATATATTAGAAAAAAAATTTGGTAAAACTATTATATTAAAAGATATAAATATTTTCATTGAAGAGGGTGAACTTATCTCTATTATTGGACCTTCTGGTTGTGGAAAAACAACAATATTAAATATTGTATCAGGTTTAGATACTAATTATATAGGAAGTTTATCGGGAGATTTTTCAAAACTCTCTTTTATGTTTCAAGATGATAGATTATTGCCTTGGCTTAATATAAAAGATAATCTACTTCTTGTTTCAAAAACAAAAGATATAGAAGAGATAGAAGAACTTCTTTCTTTAATTGGTTTAAATCATATTTTAAATGAGTATCCAAATAGATTATCAGGTGGAATGAAAAGAAGAATTGCACTAATAAGAGCTTTTATAAATAGACCTAAAATAATAGTTTTAGATGAGCCTTTTATTTCACTTGATTATCCAACTTCAATGGCTTTGAAAAAAGATTTTTTGATTTTTTGTAAAAAGTTTAATCCTACAGTTATTCTTGTAACCCATGATTTGAGTGAAGCTGTACACTTATCAAGTAGAATAATCTTTTTAAGCTCTACTTATGCTACGAAGATTTTGGATTATAAAAATGACAATAATCAAGAATCAGATATTAAAAAAATAGATGAAAAGAAAAATATAATTTTAGATTTATACCCTAAAATTTTAGAAGGAAAGATATGA
- a CDS encoding ABC transporter substrate-binding protein, with translation MKCKIFLVFIFFLINLNAQQKLRVGVLAYGTVNWGLEILKQNGLDKKNGFDLEIVKLASKNAQLISLQANKVDLIVNDWIWVNKQKSKGKNFLFYPYSKALGTLMVNKQSGINNLSDLKNGELGISGGIYDKTWLLFRAFYKKENGKKFEEIVKPVFASPPILYKKMMDNSLNAAINFWHFNAKLPKEKFEPLVQISDILKSLGVNSDISFVGWVFNKDFASKNKALVNTFLNTSLQSKELLASDDKQWDKIKKLVKTKDNKIFESLKQEYIKGIIKEFTKEDISELRKVYKILSKEAGANYISKNVPFDESIFWLK, from the coding sequence ATGAAATGCAAGATATTTTTAGTTTTCATCTTTTTTTTAATTAACTTAAATGCCCAACAAAAACTTAGGGTGGGAGTTTTAGCATATGGAACTGTAAATTGGGGCTTAGAAATTTTAAAACAAAATGGTCTTGATAAGAAAAATGGTTTTGATTTGGAAATAGTAAAATTAGCATCAAAAAATGCCCAACTAATATCTTTACAAGCAAATAAGGTTGATTTGATAGTAAATGATTGGATTTGGGTAAATAAACAAAAAAGTAAAGGTAAAAATTTTCTTTTTTATCCATATTCAAAGGCTTTGGGTACGTTGATGGTCAATAAGCAAAGTGGAATAAATAACTTAAGTGATTTAAAAAATGGAGAATTAGGTATTTCAGGCGGGATTTATGATAAAACTTGGTTGCTTTTTAGGGCTTTTTATAAAAAAGAAAATGGCAAAAAATTTGAAGAGATAGTTAAGCCAGTATTTGCTTCCCCTCCTATTTTGTATAAAAAGATGATGGATAACTCTTTAAATGCAGCAATTAATTTCTGGCACTTTAATGCTAAACTTCCAAAAGAGAAATTTGAACCTTTGGTACAAATAAGTGATATTTTAAAAAGTTTAGGAGTAAATAGTGACATAAGTTTTGTAGGTTGGGTATTTAATAAAGATTTTGCTTCGAAAAACAAAGCTTTAGTAAACACCTTTTTAAATACAAGTTTACAATCAAAAGAGTTACTAGCAAGTGATGATAAACAATGGGATAAGATAAAAAAACTAGTAAAAACAAAAGATAATAAAATCTTTGAGTCTTTAAAACAAGAGTATATAAAAGGAATAATAAAAGAGTTTACAAAAGAGGATATAAGTGAGTTAAGAAAAGTTTATAAGATACTATCAAAAGAAGCTGGTGCAAACTATATAAGTAAAAATGTACCTTTTGATGAAAGTATATTTTGGTTGAAATAA
- a CDS encoding quinoprotein relay system zinc metallohydrolase 1 — MKTLLLLLSIFSFCFSFDFKLKPIKLAKNSYYFYGKEEYFSVKNGGDISNTAFIITKNSVILIDTGSSYEYAEQVKKKIKQITNKPIKYVINTHHHPDHFLGNNAFSNSEIFSTEFTKNEIAQNGDLYIANLNNLVQGAMNGTKIKVPNEILKSNELNLDGYKLKLFYLDGHTKSDLVIYDENTKILYAADLVFNKRTLATPHANIPDWIKSLEKLKKINYKILVPGHGKIDRTKNAINEDIAYLHYLDNTLKNSARHGFDIFEILARPIPKEFKSFTMFKEEFERSIINLYPKYEKRRMKNYQE; from the coding sequence ATGAAAACGCTATTGTTATTGTTAAGTATTTTTTCTTTTTGTTTTTCCTTTGATTTTAAGTTAAAACCAATAAAATTGGCTAAAAATAGCTACTATTTTTATGGGAAAGAGGAATATTTTTCTGTTAAAAATGGTGGAGATATTTCAAACACTGCTTTTATTATTACAAAAAATAGTGTTATTTTAATAGATACTGGTAGTTCATATGAGTATGCAGAACAAGTAAAAAAGAAAATAAAACAAATCACAAATAAGCCAATAAAATATGTAATCAATACCCATCACCATCCTGATCATTTTTTAGGAAATAATGCTTTTTCTAATAGTGAAATCTTTTCAACAGAATTTACAAAAAATGAGATAGCACAAAATGGAGATTTATATATTGCAAATCTAAATAATCTAGTACAAGGTGCTATGAATGGTACTAAAATAAAAGTTCCAAATGAAATACTAAAATCAAATGAGTTAAATCTAGATGGATATAAATTAAAACTTTTTTATTTAGATGGTCATACAAAAAGTGATTTAGTAATTTATGATGAAAATACTAAAATACTTTATGCAGCTGATTTAGTTTTTAATAAAAGAACCCTTGCTACACCACATGCAAATATTCCAGATTGGATAAAATCCCTAGAAAAATTAAAAAAAATAAACTATAAAATCTTAGTACCAGGACATGGGAAAATTGATAGGACTAAAAATGCTATAAATGAAGATATAGCTTATTTACACTATTTAGATAATACCTTAAAAAATAGTGCTAGACATGGTTTTGATATCTTTGAAATTCTTGCTAGACCAATTCCTAAAGAGTTTAAAAGTTTTACAATGTTTAAAGAAGAGTTTGAAAGAAGTATTATAAATCTTTATCCAAAATATGAAAAAAGAAGAATGAAAAATTATCAAGAATAG